From Cydia fagiglandana chromosome 24, ilCydFagi1.1, whole genome shotgun sequence, a single genomic window includes:
- the LOC134676417 gene encoding uncharacterized protein LOC134676417 — protein sequence MRLICMWCAVMAAARAQDDFYTPQTFKQHVRGALFQPMHQPWNMPKEMDRLESYQKGMFTPALRNDVDPQASQNWRPSVNERDWRGSPSPLAPAAPLQPILQPEPWRPPFSPQLTKEQQAAILHHKQALTSDGAFRFEYASDNGLAAGEQIEPDGTRVGAYQYKDPSGQIVKLKYRAGKEGFQILEGSHLPKSPEPVAPPTSDQHYQQAYQQQRQQYDLQQQYNQQRIEPQQQNWQQNTGGEGALQRATASQYYPQSWRAQGQEDDGQYRPQENEVQSGPHNFGEGFAFSFQG from the exons ATGAGG TTGATATGCATGTGGTGTGCGGtgatggcggcggcgcgggcgcaggaCGACTTCTACACGCCGCAGACCTTTAAGCAACAT GTGAGGGGAGCACTCTTCCAGCCCATGCATCAACCCTGGAACATGCCAAAGGAAATGGACAGA TTGGAGTCGTATCAAAAGGGCATGTTCACGCCGGCCCTGCGTAACGACGTGGACCCCCAGGCGAGTCAGAATTGGAGACCTTCTGTGAACGAGCGAGATTGGCGAG GTTCCCCAAGCCCGCTCGCCCCCGCAGCGCCCCTGCAGCCGATCCTCCAACCGGAGCCCTGGAGGCCGCCCTTCAGTCCCCAGCTGACTAAGGAACAGCAAGCCGCCATCTTGCATCACAAGCAGGCTCTTACATCAG ATGGCGCCTTCCGTTTCGAGTACGCCTCGGACAACGGCTTGGCCGCCGGAGAGCAGATTGAACCCGACGGGACCCGGGTCGGAGCCTACCAGTACAAGGACCCGAGCGGGCAGATCGTCAAGCTGAAGTACCGAGCTGGGAAGGAAGGTTTCCAG ATCCTCGAGGGCAGCCATCTCCCGAAGAGCCCAGAGCCAGTAGCACCGCCTACTTCTG ACCAGCATTACCAGCAGGCGTACCAGCAGCAACGGCAGCAATACGACTTGCAGCAGCAATACAACCAGCAGCGAATAGAACCCCAGCAGCAAAACTGGCAGCAAAATACT GGTGGAGAGGGCGCACTACAGAGGGCGACAGCATCGCAATATTACCCTCAGAGTTGGAGGGCGCAGGGCCAAGAGGATGACGGACAG TACCGTCCGCAAGAGAACGAAGTGCAAAGTGGGCCTCACAACTTCGGCGAAGGCTTTGCCTTCTCCTTCCAAGGTTAA